The proteins below come from a single Azospirillum thiophilum genomic window:
- a CDS encoding circularly permuted type 2 ATP-grasp protein gives MPPVPFTQGSLFGEADAIGYGSGQVYDEMVNGQGRLRPHWQTFMSTLGPLESGQMAERWEEARRLLHQNGVTYNIYGDPNGMERPWPLDMMPLLLPAHEWKAIESGLIQRASLLNAILTDLYGPQTLTRYGRLPPSVIHADPGFRRAVHGIRVPNDMHLHFYAADLARAPDGRWWVLSDRTQAPSGSGYALENRAVIAKVLPDSFRHCQVERLTGFFDTFKETLLSIALRAAGSGGTPRVVLMTPGPYNETYFEHVYLARYLGITLVEGADLTVRDRQVFLKTLSGLERVDVVLRRLDADFADPLELRADSSLGVAGLIEAVRAGNVVMANALGSGLMESMAMKSSLPTLCRHLLGEELRLPGVASWWCGNDAERAYVIDHLDGLVVKPAFPSLSFEPIFGAQLSAGERSTLIDRIKRRPWYFVAQEQMALSTAPVWQDGRLQPRPLVLRVFVCATPSGGYAVMPGGLTRVSSESGRLVVSMQSGGGSKDTWILAARRADVASTQPRPALATEPTASGLRLSANDLPSRVADGLYWLGRYAERAEGVLRLLRATQSRLIDSNMPGATAQLRPLLDLLFSQGMIPAEMARITESGANRGLREALHAAVVDPDHPNSLRAQVLRLHRIAYSVRDRLSMDMWRVVSAIDRQSQPPKGRMDAAGLLLRLDDVMITLAAFSGMEQESMTRGAGWRFLDIGRRVERALHMVGLMRGMRVADLDRQEEPVQAATLSVLLELGESVMTYRARHLTSVQRTTVLDLLLGEEANPRALAFQLAVLDRHMRALPNQGVGTGTDPTGGALAIVAAARNSLERSEAMASSDALRVLLDTLAMSLPDVSNFLAHAYFSHAFARSA, from the coding sequence ATGCCGCCGGTTCCCTTCACCCAGGGGTCGCTGTTCGGCGAGGCCGACGCCATCGGCTACGGTTCCGGCCAGGTCTATGACGAGATGGTGAACGGCCAGGGGCGGCTTCGGCCGCACTGGCAGACCTTCATGAGCACGCTCGGCCCGCTCGAATCCGGGCAGATGGCGGAACGCTGGGAGGAGGCGCGGCGCCTGTTGCACCAGAACGGCGTCACCTACAACATCTACGGCGACCCCAACGGGATGGAGCGGCCATGGCCGCTCGACATGATGCCGCTTCTGCTGCCCGCCCATGAATGGAAGGCCATCGAATCGGGGCTGATCCAGCGGGCGTCGCTGCTGAACGCGATCCTTACCGACCTCTACGGTCCGCAGACCTTGACCCGTTACGGCCGGCTGCCGCCGTCGGTCATCCATGCCGACCCCGGTTTCCGCCGCGCGGTCCATGGCATCCGCGTTCCCAACGACATGCATCTGCATTTCTATGCCGCCGACCTCGCCCGCGCGCCGGACGGGCGCTGGTGGGTGCTGTCCGACCGAACCCAGGCGCCCAGCGGCAGCGGCTACGCGCTCGAAAACCGCGCAGTGATTGCCAAGGTGCTGCCCGACAGCTTCCGCCACTGCCAAGTTGAGCGGCTGACCGGCTTCTTCGACACCTTCAAGGAAACCCTGCTGTCGATCGCGTTGCGGGCTGCCGGCAGCGGCGGCACCCCGCGTGTCGTGCTGATGACCCCGGGCCCCTACAACGAGACCTATTTCGAGCACGTCTATCTCGCCCGCTATCTCGGCATCACGCTGGTGGAGGGCGCCGACCTGACGGTGCGCGACCGGCAGGTGTTCCTGAAGACGCTGTCCGGGCTGGAACGGGTGGACGTCGTCCTGCGCCGGCTCGATGCTGATTTTGCCGACCCGCTGGAGCTGCGCGCCGACAGCTCGCTCGGCGTCGCCGGGCTGATCGAGGCGGTGCGTGCCGGCAATGTGGTGATGGCGAACGCGCTGGGCTCCGGCCTTATGGAATCGATGGCGATGAAGTCGTCGCTGCCGACATTGTGCCGCCATCTGCTGGGCGAGGAACTGCGGCTTCCCGGAGTCGCCAGCTGGTGGTGCGGCAACGATGCGGAGCGGGCGTACGTCATCGACCATCTCGACGGGCTGGTGGTCAAGCCAGCCTTCCCGTCCCTGTCCTTCGAGCCGATCTTCGGCGCCCAGCTGTCGGCCGGCGAGCGGTCGACCCTGATCGACCGGATCAAGCGCCGGCCCTGGTATTTCGTGGCCCAGGAACAGATGGCGCTGTCCACCGCCCCGGTCTGGCAGGACGGCCGGCTGCAGCCGCGCCCGCTGGTGCTGCGCGTCTTCGTCTGCGCCACACCCAGCGGCGGCTATGCGGTGATGCCCGGCGGCCTGACCCGCGTGTCCAGCGAATCGGGGCGTCTGGTGGTGTCGATGCAGAGCGGCGGCGGCAGCAAGGACACCTGGATCCTGGCGGCGCGGCGTGCCGACGTGGCCTCCACCCAGCCGCGCCCGGCGCTGGCGACCGAGCCGACCGCCAGCGGCCTGCGCCTGTCCGCCAACGACCTGCCCAGCCGTGTCGCCGACGGCCTCTATTGGCTCGGCCGCTATGCCGAACGGGCGGAGGGCGTGCTGCGCCTGCTGCGCGCGACGCAGAGCCGCCTGATCGACAGCAACATGCCGGGCGCCACGGCTCAGCTCCGTCCGCTCCTCGACCTGCTCTTTTCGCAAGGCATGATCCCGGCGGAGATGGCGCGGATCACCGAGAGCGGTGCCAACCGGGGTCTGCGCGAGGCCCTGCACGCCGCGGTCGTCGATCCGGACCATCCCAACAGCCTGCGGGCCCAGGTCCTGCGCCTGCACCGCATCGCCTATTCGGTGCGCGACCGCCTGTCGATGGACATGTGGCGCGTGGTGTCGGCCATCGACCGCCAGTCCCAACCCCCCAAGGGGCGGATGGATGCGGCAGGGCTGCTGCTGCGGTTGGACGATGTGATGATCACGCTCGCCGCCTTCTCCGGCATGGAGCAGGAGAGCATGACCCGCGGGGCCGGCTGGCGCTTCCTCGACATCGGCCGGCGCGTCGAGCGGGCGCTGCACATGGTCGGGCTGATGCGTGGGATGCGCGTCGCCGACCTCGATCGCCAGGAGGAGCCGGTGCAGGCGGCGACCCTATCCGTCCTGCTGGAGTTGGGCGAGAGCGTCATGACCTACCGTGCTCGCCACCTGACCAGCGTGCAGCGCACCACGGTGCTCGACCTGCTGCTGGGCGAGGAGGCCAACCCGCGCGCGCTGGCCTTCCAGCTGGCGGTGCTCGACCGGCACATGCGGGCGCTGCCCAACCAGGGCGTCGGCACCGGGACGGATCCGACCGGTGGAGCGCTCGCCATCGTCGCCGCCGCACGCAACAGCCTGGAGCGGAGCGAGGCGATGGCCTCCAGCGATGCCCTGCGTGTCCTGCTCGACACTCTGGCGATGTCGCTGCCGGACGTTTCCAACTTCCTGGCGCATGCCTATTTCAGCCATGCCTTCGCAAGATCGGCCTGA
- a CDS encoding response regulator, protein MPDPFHILVAEDEVLAAMALEDFLSFKGFRVTVAANGLEALEHYARDRVHALVTDLRMPRMDGHALIREIRERDATLPVVVMTGFLTQDSDLTHERWKPLEILSKPVNPRTICNTLHRMLGLPQEG, encoded by the coding sequence ATGCCTGACCCATTCCACATCCTGGTCGCGGAGGACGAGGTTCTGGCGGCAATGGCGCTGGAGGATTTCCTGTCCTTCAAGGGCTTCCGCGTCACCGTCGCGGCCAACGGGCTGGAAGCGCTGGAACATTACGCACGGGATCGGGTGCATGCGCTGGTGACGGACCTGCGCATGCCGCGGATGGATGGCCATGCGCTGATCAGGGAAATCCGCGAACGCGACGCGACGCTGCCGGTGGTGGTGATGACCGGCTTTCTGACCCAGGACAGCGACCTGACCCACGAGCGCTGGAAGCCGCTGGAGATCCTGAGCAAGCCGGTCAACCCGCGCACCATCTGCAACACGCTGCATCGCATGCTTGGCCTGCCGCAGGAGGGTTGA
- a CDS encoding sensor histidine kinase, with product MGLDELLDTGGFVPHGVCLLWRPDLLALHVASDTLIGLSYFSIPLALLYFVYRRRDVAFGWVAVLFALFIIACGSTHFLSIWTLWEADYLLEGAVKLITAVVSLATAATLWWLMPRLLALPSPAQLARSNAALEHEIAIRRQMEQRYSGFFNNLAEALFIVEVLPDGGFAYQAINPALARATGLDPEKLRGRRVEDALSPEIADGVLPRYAQCRDSGESVDYEEVLSLPVGRRVFHTMLVPVRDAAGRVAQLLGSGRDVTERKRLQEEMVQTSKLATLGTLAAGMAHEMSQPLNVIRLWTENTLARLRETTLDPVRTERALTLVIEQTERMAKLIDHVRTFGRRDGGGTQIFHPAHCVRSAVELVRHQYALENIEVVESITSADLPVSGRPLELEQVILNLLSNARDAIIACRAADGTSGCIMVAVDDDRDGHNTVIRVTDDGGGIDPTVLPRIFDPFFTTKEVGKGSGLGLSIGYGIVDGMGGRIDARSVELDDGRCGARFTITLPSQPVSSSDRELSHA from the coding sequence GTGGGATTGGATGAACTCCTGGATACCGGCGGCTTCGTGCCGCATGGCGTCTGCCTGCTCTGGCGTCCCGATCTGCTGGCGCTTCATGTCGCGTCCGACACGCTGATCGGCTTGTCCTATTTCTCGATTCCCCTGGCGCTGCTCTATTTCGTCTATCGTCGGCGCGACGTGGCCTTCGGCTGGGTCGCGGTTCTGTTCGCCTTGTTCATCATCGCTTGCGGCAGCACCCATTTCCTCTCGATCTGGACGCTGTGGGAGGCGGATTACCTGCTGGAAGGAGCGGTGAAGCTGATCACCGCGGTCGTATCGCTGGCCACCGCGGCAACGCTGTGGTGGCTGATGCCACGCCTCCTGGCATTGCCCAGCCCGGCGCAACTGGCGCGCAGCAACGCCGCGCTGGAGCATGAGATCGCCATCCGCCGGCAGATGGAGCAGCGCTACTCCGGCTTCTTCAACAATCTGGCAGAAGCGCTGTTCATCGTCGAGGTGCTGCCCGACGGCGGTTTCGCCTATCAGGCGATCAATCCCGCACTGGCGCGGGCAACGGGCTTGGATCCGGAAAAACTGCGCGGAAGGCGGGTGGAGGATGCGCTGTCGCCGGAGATAGCGGACGGAGTGCTCCCACGCTATGCCCAATGCCGGGACAGTGGTGAAAGCGTCGACTATGAGGAAGTGCTGTCGCTGCCGGTCGGCCGGCGTGTGTTCCACACCATGCTGGTTCCGGTGAGGGACGCCGCCGGCCGGGTGGCCCAGCTTTTGGGCAGCGGCCGCGACGTGACCGAGCGCAAGAGGCTGCAGGAGGAGATGGTGCAGACCTCCAAGCTGGCGACGCTCGGTACCCTGGCGGCCGGAATGGCCCATGAGATGAGCCAGCCGTTGAATGTCATCCGCCTGTGGACGGAGAATACGCTGGCCCGGCTGCGTGAGACCACGCTCGACCCCGTCAGAACCGAACGGGCGCTGACGCTGGTGATCGAACAGACCGAGCGCATGGCCAAGCTGATCGACCATGTCCGCACCTTCGGACGACGGGACGGCGGCGGAACCCAGATCTTCCATCCCGCCCATTGTGTGCGCAGTGCGGTGGAACTGGTGCGTCACCAGTATGCATTGGAGAACATAGAGGTCGTCGAGAGCATCACCTCGGCCGACCTGCCGGTGAGCGGACGCCCCCTTGAATTGGAGCAGGTCATCCTCAACCTTTTGTCGAACGCCCGGGATGCGATCATCGCATGTCGCGCGGCGGACGGGACGTCAGGATGCATCATGGTGGCGGTGGACGATGATCGCGACGGACACAACACGGTCATCCGGGTAACCGACGACGGCGGCGGCATCGATCCGACGGTGCTGCCCCGGATCTTCGACCCCTTCTTCACGACCAAGGAGGTCGGAAAGGGCTCTGGCCTCGGCCTGTCCATCGGTTACGGCATCGTCGACGGCATGGGCGGCCGCATCGATGCCCGCAGCGTCGAACTGGATGACGGACGCTGCGGCGCCCGCTTCACCATCACCCTGCCGAGCCAGCCGGTATCCTCATCCGACCGGGAGTTGTCGCATGCCTGA
- a CDS encoding transglutaminase family protein — protein sequence MTPPVPGNANSASGSATRYRVRHATAYDYGEDVPISHHLLHLALRPHPRQRIRRSVLTIEPVPAVRSDRVDYFGNTVTYIAVQEPHRNFSVIAESEVDVFDPPALTPDSSPAWEHVRDSLRGLTGPDDGAEITQYCFDSALVVSSPELLDYARISFTPGRPAVVAAIDLMNRINQDFAFDPAATTVATPLAEVMRNRRGVCQDFAHIAAGCVRALGLPARYVSGYLRTLPPPGRPRLVGADVSHAWTSVWCGPDGWLDICPTNACVANRDFITIAWGRDYDDVSPARGVLVGGAGHGLTVSVDVEPMEE from the coding sequence ATGACACCCCCCGTCCCCGGCAACGCCAATTCCGCCAGCGGCTCCGCCACGCGCTACCGCGTGCGTCACGCCACCGCCTACGACTATGGCGAGGATGTGCCGATCTCCCACCATCTGCTGCATCTGGCCTTGCGGCCACACCCGCGCCAGCGTATCCGGCGCAGCGTGCTGACCATCGAACCGGTACCGGCGGTGCGGTCGGACCGCGTGGATTATTTCGGCAACACCGTCACCTATATCGCTGTGCAGGAGCCGCACCGCAACTTCTCCGTCATCGCCGAAAGCGAGGTCGATGTGTTCGATCCGCCGGCGTTGACGCCGGACTCCTCACCTGCGTGGGAGCATGTGCGCGACAGCCTGCGCGGCCTGACGGGGCCGGATGACGGGGCCGAGATCACCCAGTACTGCTTCGACAGCGCGCTGGTCGTCTCCAGCCCTGAGCTGCTGGACTATGCCCGCATCAGCTTCACTCCCGGCCGGCCGGCGGTGGTGGCGGCCATCGACCTGATGAACCGGATCAACCAGGATTTCGCCTTCGACCCCGCCGCGACGACAGTCGCGACGCCGCTGGCCGAGGTGATGCGCAATCGCCGCGGCGTCTGCCAGGATTTCGCCCACATCGCCGCCGGCTGCGTTCGCGCCCTCGGGCTGCCGGCACGCTATGTATCGGGTTATCTGCGCACCCTGCCGCCTCCGGGCCGTCCGCGCCTGGTCGGTGCCGACGTCAGCCATGCCTGGACCTCGGTCTGGTGCGGGCCCGACGGATGGCTGGACATCTGCCCGACCAATGCCTGTGTCGCCAATCGCGATTTCATCACCATCGCGTGGGGCCGCGATTACGACGATGTCAGCCCGGCGCGGGGCGTGCTGGTCGGCGGTGCCGGCCACGGCCTGACCGTCAGCGTCGACGTCGAACCGATGGAGGAGTGA
- a CDS encoding aspartate-semialdehyde dehydrogenase: MSSNTASVSPRRVAVVGATGAVGREMVKVLHDRNFPVAELGLFASERSAGKVQETPYGALTLKAFDADVVKGYDVVLLAVSGDFAKAHAKDLASAGALVIDNSSAFRYDADIPLIVPEINAHVFREAYAAGSRLIANPNCTTAIAVVALGPLHKAFGIKRAIVSTYQATSGAGAEGMAELEEQTRNQLDGKPVTNSVFRHPIPFNLIPQIDAFQENGYTKEEMKVTWETRKIMEVPDLLLSCTAVRIPTYRAHSEAITLETIQPVTPDAARAVLADAAGVKLVDDPANGAYPMPLNATGQYDVEVGRIRTNLVFGDHGLDLFVCGDQLLKGAALNAVQIAELAL, translated from the coding sequence ATGAGCAGCAACACCGCCTCCGTTTCCCCCCGCCGCGTCGCCGTGGTCGGCGCCACCGGTGCCGTCGGCCGCGAGATGGTCAAGGTCCTGCACGACCGCAACTTCCCGGTCGCCGAGCTGGGCCTGTTCGCCTCCGAGCGTTCGGCCGGCAAGGTGCAGGAGACCCCGTATGGCGCCCTGACCCTGAAGGCGTTCGACGCCGATGTCGTCAAGGGCTATGACGTGGTCCTGCTGGCGGTGTCGGGCGACTTCGCCAAGGCGCATGCCAAGGATCTGGCGTCGGCCGGCGCGCTGGTGATCGACAACAGCTCCGCCTTCCGCTACGACGCCGACATCCCGCTGATCGTGCCGGAGATCAACGCCCACGTCTTCCGCGAGGCGTACGCCGCCGGCAGCCGTCTGATCGCCAACCCGAACTGCACCACCGCCATCGCCGTCGTGGCGCTCGGCCCGCTGCACAAGGCCTTCGGCATCAAGCGCGCCATCGTCTCCACCTATCAGGCCACCAGCGGCGCTGGTGCCGAGGGCATGGCCGAGTTGGAGGAGCAGACCCGCAACCAGCTGGACGGCAAGCCGGTTACCAACAGCGTGTTCCGCCACCCGATCCCCTTCAACCTGATCCCCCAGATCGATGCCTTCCAGGAGAACGGCTACACGAAGGAGGAGATGAAGGTGACGTGGGAGACGCGGAAGATCATGGAGGTTCCGGACCTCCTGCTCAGCTGCACCGCCGTCCGCATCCCAACCTACCGCGCCCATTCCGAGGCGATCACGCTGGAAACCATCCAGCCGGTCACGCCCGACGCCGCCCGCGCGGTACTGGCCGATGCCGCCGGCGTGAAGCTGGTGGACGATCCGGCCAACGGCGCCTACCCGATGCCGCTGAACGCCACCGGCCAGTATGATGTCGAGGTCGGCCGCATCCGCACCAACCTGGTGTTCGGCGACCATGGCCTGGACCTGTTCGTCTGCGGCGACCAGCTGCTGAAGGGCGCCGCCCTGAACGCGGTGCAGATCGCCGAGCTGGCTCTCTGA
- a CDS encoding peptide chain release factor 3 translates to MSELQDAVSRRRTFAIIAHPDAGKTTLTEKLLLFGGAIQMAGAVKARGEQRRAKSDWMKVERERGISVTASVMTFDFDGRTFNLLDTPGHEDFSEDTYRTLTAVDSAVMVIDGAKGIETQTLKLFEVCRLRDVPIMTFCNKMDREARDPFDLISEIESALALEVTPASWPIGMGRDFLGCYDLIRDRLILMDRSKGDEIDEGIECNGLDDPRLDELLPAHAVAKLREEVEMARGLMPAFDLESYRAGHLTPIYFGSAINNFGVRELLSGLAENAPPPRPQPADPRTVQPDEDKVTGFVFKVQANMDPNHRDRIAFVRLCSGRYKRGAKLKHIRSGKLMAVNNAVLFLARDREVAEEAWPGDIMGIPNHGSLRIGDTLTEGEDLRFTGVPSFAPELLQRVRPDDPMRVKHLRKALEHFAEEGASQVFKPLTGADWVVGVVGQLQFEVLASRIEAEYGIAARFEGAGLDAARWIETDDKVQLEKFIELNRSALAEDHDGALVFLARNAWHLNRAQEDFPALRFLKTREQNRKVHTAA, encoded by the coding sequence ATGTCCGAACTTCAGGACGCCGTCTCCCGCCGTCGGACCTTTGCCATCATCGCGCACCCCGACGCCGGTAAGACCACGCTCACCGAAAAGCTGCTGCTGTTCGGCGGCGCAATCCAGATGGCCGGCGCCGTCAAGGCGCGCGGCGAACAGCGGCGTGCCAAGTCAGACTGGATGAAGGTGGAACGCGAGCGCGGCATCTCCGTCACCGCCTCCGTCATGACCTTCGATTTCGACGGGCGCACCTTCAACCTGCTCGACACGCCGGGCCACGAGGACTTCTCGGAGGACACCTACCGCACGCTGACTGCGGTGGACAGTGCGGTGATGGTGATCGACGGCGCCAAGGGCATCGAGACCCAGACGCTGAAACTGTTCGAGGTCTGCCGTCTGCGCGACGTGCCGATCATGACCTTCTGCAACAAGATGGACCGCGAGGCGCGCGATCCCTTCGACCTGATCTCGGAGATCGAGAGCGCGCTGGCTCTGGAGGTCACCCCGGCGAGCTGGCCGATCGGCATGGGCCGCGACTTCCTGGGCTGCTACGACCTGATCCGCGACCGGCTGATCCTGATGGACCGCAGCAAGGGCGACGAGATCGACGAGGGCATCGAGTGCAACGGCCTGGACGATCCCCGTCTGGACGAGCTGCTGCCCGCCCACGCCGTCGCCAAGCTGCGCGAGGAGGTCGAGATGGCGCGCGGCCTGATGCCGGCCTTCGATCTGGAGTCCTACCGCGCCGGCCACCTGACGCCGATCTATTTCGGCTCCGCCATCAACAATTTCGGCGTGCGCGAGCTGCTGTCCGGCCTGGCGGAGAACGCCCCGCCGCCGCGTCCGCAGCCGGCCGATCCGCGCACCGTCCAGCCGGACGAGGATAAGGTCACCGGCTTCGTGTTCAAGGTCCAGGCCAACATGGACCCCAACCACCGCGACCGCATCGCCTTCGTTCGCCTGTGCTCCGGCCGCTACAAGCGCGGCGCGAAGCTCAAGCACATCCGCTCGGGCAAGCTGATGGCGGTGAACAACGCCGTGCTGTTCCTGGCCCGCGACCGCGAGGTGGCGGAAGAGGCGTGGCCCGGCGACATCATGGGCATCCCCAACCACGGGTCCTTGCGCATCGGCGATACGCTGACCGAGGGCGAGGATCTGCGCTTCACCGGCGTACCAAGTTTCGCGCCGGAACTGCTGCAGCGCGTCCGCCCGGACGATCCGATGCGGGTGAAGCACCTGCGCAAGGCGCTGGAGCATTTCGCCGAAGAGGGCGCCTCCCAGGTGTTCAAGCCGCTGACCGGCGCCGACTGGGTGGTCGGCGTGGTCGGCCAGCTGCAGTTCGAGGTCCTGGCCTCGCGCATCGAGGCGGAATACGGCATCGCCGCCCGCTTCGAGGGGGCCGGTCTCGACGCCGCCCGCTGGATCGAGACCGACGACAAGGTCCAGCTGGAGAAGTTCATCGAGCTCAACCGCTCGGCGCTGGCGGAGGACCATGACGGCGCCCTGGTCTTCCTGGCCCGCAACGCCTGGCACCTGAACCGCGCGCAGGAAGATTTCCCCGCCCTGCGCTTCCTGAAGACCCGCGAGCAGAACCGCAAGGTCCATACCGCGGCCTGA
- a CDS encoding phage tail protein: MMDYLISDIILVGCNFVPVGFLPCDGSILPIAQYEALYSLIGPQYGGDGHTTFALPNLKGKEPLPSLHYVICNDGIYPQRP; encoded by the coding sequence ATGATGGATTACCTGATCAGCGACATTATTTTGGTTGGCTGCAACTTCGTCCCCGTGGGCTTTCTGCCCTGCGACGGCAGCATCCTCCCCATCGCGCAGTACGAAGCGCTCTATTCCCTGATCGGCCCGCAATATGGCGGCGACGGCCATACGACCTTCGCCCTGCCGAACCTGAAGGGGAAGGAGCCGTTGCCAAGCCTTCACTACGTCATCTGCAACGACGGCATCTATCCGCAGCGGCCCTGA